A region from the Triticum urartu cultivar G1812 chromosome 1, Tu2.1, whole genome shotgun sequence genome encodes:
- the LOC125532982 gene encoding uncharacterized protein LOC125532982, which translates to MAAFGEVGEQQRSSGEQRRSSGEKRDILRRCMVFLEWAGDATGTLAFLWATVVVLGGFSILLKPGDFWCAATIILIEAFRMFTKGNTLSKSFFETMWAINSVPVPIRRWLLQDRTVFYTTLVLTCLSERIITYCPFTLRGLLRIALAVILIFLRFIPFRVPRQLRHNQGPVLSFLLIVLFILTGRAMHKLAERLLQSTYACGVQCPPKEQANMPSKEQANSMEKHDLLGLAVPQQGTLGWVAASCGFAVCRGRFLQ; encoded by the exons ATGGCGGCGTTCGGGGAGGTCGGCGAGCAGCAGAGGAGCAGCGGCGAGCAGCGGAGGAGCAGCGGCGAGAAGCGGGACATTCTTAGGCGGTGCATGGTCTTCCTTGAATGGGCGGGAGATGCTACGGGTACGCTGGCGTTTCTTTGGGCGACGGTGGTTGTCCTCGGTGGGTTTTCCATACTCCTGAAGCCGGGCGACTTTTGGTGTGCAGCCACCATCATTCTCATTGAGGCCTTCAG GATGTTTACAAAGGGCAATACATTGAGCAAGTCCTTCTTCGAGACTATGTGGGCCATCAACTCCGTGCCGGTGCCCATACGGCGCTGGTTACTCCAGGATCGGACAGTGTTTTATACTACATTGGTTCTTACCTGCTTATCCGAGAGGATCATCACCTACTGTCCATTCACACTTCGTGGATTGCTTAGAATTGCTCTGGCTGTAATACTAATCTTCCTGAGGTTCATACCGTTTCGTGTACCTCGGCAGCTGCGTCACAATCAGGGGCCGGTACTTTCCTTTCTGCTTATTGTGCTCTTTATTCTAACCGGACGAGCCATGCATAAg CTCGCAGAGCGATTGTTGCAGTCCACCTATGCATGCGGCGTGCAGTGCCCACCAAAGGAGCAGGCAAACATGCCGTCGAAGGAGCAAGCAAATAGTATGGAAAAGCACGACCTCCTGG GTCTTGCAGTTCCTCAGCAAGGAACACTCGG TTGGGTTGCAGCCTCGTGTGGTTTTGCAGTTTGCCGGGGTAGGTTCCTGCAATGA
- the LOC125522720 gene encoding arp2/3 complex-activating protein rickA-like isoform X1, which yields MGAATDEAEEKADAVGLLHGYSRGGGEGGRRGRSWRMALKMSNEHPLSRPMLPVATTPEPSSPLTSPPSSPSTSPQDNLPPPPPILPEDHQPSPRPTLRK from the exons ATGGGTGCGGCTACagacgaggcggaggagaaggcgGACGCCGTGGGCTTGCTGCATGGCTACAgccgaggcggaggagaaggtgGACGCCGTGGGCGTTCATGGAGGATG GCCCTTAAGATGAGTAATGAACATCCGTTGAGCCGTCCAATGTTGCCTGTGGCAACTACACCGGAG CCATCGTCTCCTTTGACTTCACCGCCATCGTCTCCATCGACTTCGCCGCAAGACAATCTGCCACCGCCTCCGCCGATTTTGCCGGAAGACCATCAGCCGTCGCCTAGACCTACTTTGAG AAAATAG
- the LOC125522720 gene encoding swi5-dependent recombination DNA repair protein 1 homolog isoform X2 encodes MSPPSSLEEEAPSSPEEQERPPSPVVATREALKMSNEHPLSRPMLPVATTPEPSSPLTSPPSSPSTSPQDNLPPPPPILPEDHQPSPRPTLRK; translated from the exons ATGTCGCCGCCAAGTTCGCTGGAGGAAGAAGCGCCGAGTTCGCCGGAGGAACAAGAACGCCCGCCGAGTCCTGTGGTGGCTACACGAGAG GCCCTTAAGATGAGTAATGAACATCCGTTGAGCCGTCCAATGTTGCCTGTGGCAACTACACCGGAG CCATCGTCTCCTTTGACTTCACCGCCATCGTCTCCATCGACTTCGCCGCAAGACAATCTGCCACCGCCTCCGCCGATTTTGCCGGAAGACCATCAGCCGTCGCCTAGACCTACTTTGAG AAAATAG